AATCAATCCGGGTACGTTCAAAAAGCCTCAGTTCGGGAATGCTTGGAAATTTGTCAAGACGTGATGAGGCAACGGGGATGGCGGTTGAAAAGGCTGGCAGGCCTTCTAGATATCATTTTTGATATTCGGCTTACACCAAGCCGACCTGCCATTGTTGGCGTCTCGGCTTTAGCGGGAGCATTCGATACTACGCGGCCAACCTCCACATCACCGATTATGGATATGGCAATCGCAAGGATGATGCTTCGGCCGACTTGTTGCTGACAGTTCCGCAGTCTTTGATATGATATGCCGCCAGACTATGGTTGTTAACCCGCGTTGATATCTATGGCAGTAATCGGCCCAACTCGGCTTGGTGCGGTTGGCGCCGCAGCGGGAAACCGGCGGAAGGTTCCGCAGTGATAGCCTCACAACCTCCAACAACTACCTTCGGCACTACCGCCCGTGAGATCGATCAACTAGGACATCTTGGCTCTTTGATGATATCAGTCAGGTCGTGGTCTGACGCGGAAGCCCCGCGCGTGACCCTTGAGCCTGCCATGACTGAAATGGCTTTGCTTTCTTACACCGCAATTGTCATTGGTCCTCAGTGTTATTCATACGGAAGATCCAACGAGGATGTTACCGATGGTAATGAACTATCTCCTGCTCATCCTGGAAGGTGTCTTGGGCCGCATAATGCCTTCTCCAGGCGGAGGCGTTCCGTTAGATATGACAAAGAATAAAGCAAATACCTGTTGCTCCAACGGTTAAGCCGGCCTTGAATCAAAATCAGGATTTCTTACATATACGTCTGGAGTCCCCCATCTTGTTCCCAAACATCAACTCAACACATTCACGAATCAGTCTTCATAGCTTCTCGAAGCCGCCACAAACAAACATTTAACTTCAGCTTCAAGCCTCAAATAAACGTTTACCCTATTTGATATCAAAGACTCACCTATCGAACCGTCTGTGTGTCAATGTCCCCTTCTGCCATCACCAACTCGCCTCCTCAGCAGGCTGCCCAGCCTACTACTATTCCCATTGCCTCTTCTCTCGATCAAGCCGACAACACCTTTGCGGTTCAGCCGCCCCCCAACTTCACGGGATATGACCACATAACCTGGTGGGTTGGCAATGCCAAGCAGGCTGCCTCCTATTATACCAACCTCTTTGGCTTCAAGCCCATCGCTTACAAGGGTCTCGAGACTGGAAGCCGGTACTTTGCATCATATGTGATTGAGAACAACGGCGTTCGCTTTGTCTTCACGTCGCCTCTACGATCTGAAGCTCACCTCCCTGATGATGAACCCATCTCCAAGTCAGACCGAAAGCTCCTCAAGGAGATGTATGCTCATCTGGAACGCCATGGTGATGCCGTAAAAGATGTAGCTTTTGAGGTCGAGAACGTCGAGGGAGTTTACAACAAGGCTGTCCAAGAGGGAGCCATTGCTGTCCAAGACCCCAAGGTCAGTAAGGACAAGGAGCATGGCGCCGTCTCGACAGCTGTCATCTGCACATACGGTGACACCACCCACACCCTTATTTCTCGGCAGAACTATACTGGGCCTTTCCTCCCCGGTTACCGTGCTTGGAAGAAGCACACTGCTACTGTGACTCTTCCTGAAGTCCCCCTGGTCCGTATCGACCACTGTGTCGGAAACCAGTCTTGGAACGAGATGGACTCGGCTTGCGCCTTCTACGAGCAGTGTCTTTCATTCCACCGCTTCTGGTCTGTGGATGACTCCCAGATTTGTACCGAGTTTTCGGCTCTGAGCTCCGTTGTCATGGCTTCTCCCAACAATGTTGTGAAGATGCCCATCAACGAACCTGCTAtgggcaagaagaagtctcAGATTGAGGAGTATGTCATCTTCAACTCTGGTCCTGGTGTTCAGCACATCGCCCTTCTTACCCATGATATCATTGGTGCTGTCACAGCTCTCCGTGCCCGTGGTGTTGACTTCATCGACGTCCCCTCAACATATTATACCAACATGCGTCACCGTCTCAAGACTGAGCGTCGCAACTGGGAGCTTAAGGAAGAGTTTGAGACTCTCGAGCGTCTGAACATCCTGATTGACTACGATGAGGGTGGCTATCTGCTACAACTCTTCACCAAGCCTCTCATGGACCGACCCACGGTCTTCATTGAGATCATCCAGCGCGAGGAATTCGATGGTTTCGGCGCTGGCAACTTTAAGAGCTTGTTCGAGGCTATTGAGCGTGAGCAAGCTGAGCGTGGTAACCTGTAAACGACCGGCTCTTTAAATTCCACAGATGACTGCTGAAACAGCAGCGTTATTTGCAAACCATATGCAAACTAACCTATGAACATTTTCAGAGGAAAATACAAAAAATCCCGTTGAAGGACAAGACGAGTTTATGATAGCATGACATTTATTGCGATGCTTAACCCAGATACACCGATGCTTGCAAGGCCTTTTGCCTGCAAGACAGACTATTTAGACTGAAATGAAACTGAAAACTTAACAATAATTTTGATGCCCCTTATGCGCCGCTTGTGTGGccgtgatgatgatgcttaTTCACGATAAGCTATTGTGACGTGAAAAAAACTCCCCAATTGTTTTATTAATTCCTGGGTATAAATATGATCCCTCTTCTTGGTATAAACAACCGTCCTAGAAACCTCATGTCATGGTAACATCGCCATTGGTATGCGCAGTCGTACCATTCGTTTCACGCGGTGCAGCGGCACCATCAGTCTTTGATACTAAACTTTGGCAACCTGGACAGTTGTGAACGACCTCGTGGGCAAAGACATCACAGTCGATACAGAAGTGTTGCTCGCAAACTTCACATGCGTAGCGGCCGCTCTCACTGACGCCTTTAGCTGTCTTTGGCACGCCACTGTCTTCTTTGGTCTTGTTATGCCCTTTGTTCTTCGGTGGTTCGGGAAAAGGCGCAAGACATGAGAAGCAGGCTGCTGAGGTGGTGGCTTTGGCCCAGGGTACTTCGATCCAGTTCCGTAGCGGAAAAAGATGATGGTAAGATCGGGCCAGATGCGTTGACAGAATAAGCGTGAGATCACACGATGGACACTCAGCGGGGATACGGCATACGCGAGCGCCACAACGGGTGCAAAGATAGCCCTCACGGCAAGACTGATTGTGACAGGCGCAGTAACTCGTCGTCCCGTTTGGAACCAGCGTCCGAGATGGGAAACCCATCATAAGCAGGCTGGCTGTACTCTGCTCGGCCGTGCGCGTTACCGGAGGCGTTGTGGCTGCGAGGAAAAGCTCGCGGAAGTGAACCTCGTCCATTGCGATATTGTATTGTGACTCATCGCCGGCATTTGTTCGTGAGCACAGGTCTGCGCAGATGGCTAGATGGGCGGACAATCCGACAATGGAAACGCGTATTCGGTCTGTGATGAGGTTTCCGATGGTCTCGTGGATATCGCCGGGGTCACTCGATAATAGGGCGCCGTAGATAATAAGGACTTCTCGTGTGCCGTGGGAGGGCGCATGGCTGTGGTACATTAGCTCGATGGTTCTTCCCTGACGGTGACGGTATCAATCTCACAACAGAGCTCCTCGACACATCTCGAGAGCGTTCTGTAAACTTGGGTTTCCCTGAGGATCTTGACTCTCCAATCCCTTCAGCTTGTCCAAATGTTCTGCTGGGTTTCCTCCCACGTCGCTGACTCTGATAGCAACGCCATCGCGCATACCAATAATGCCCAGCTGTGAAATAGGGTTCTGCTCAAAGAACTCCCGTACAAAAGCAACTGCATAACTCAAAGTAAGACGGTATCTCGTCGGTAGAAGGTCTTTTTCTGTCATAGCAAACGACATGTCCAGCACAAGTACCATGTGACGAATGATTCCTCTCTGTAGCGGTGTTGTGTCGCGTAGTAGTcgctttcgcttctcggCCTCGAGTACGTTGAGACTCAGGACTCCATCTTGGTCCTCCTCTGGTAGGCCTGTCTCCCAGGTTCGTTTGGATACTTCCCAAGCTCTAGCTGCGTCGCCTTTTCTTGATTTCGAGGATTTGCCTTTCGGGGCTTGGGGGTCGTCGTTGGTAACGCGGTGGTCCATGAGGTCGTCGTCCGACATATCGCCGACATACTCGCCATCTGAGTCGGCCATGATCGTGCTTAGTTCAGTTTTATTTCTTGTATGGAAAAAATGGAGATAAAAGAAACAATGACAGTCGTGTGTAGTGGTGGTGACGGAATTAAGTGTACAAGGCTGAAATGATTGCACAGCCTTGCCGTGGCAGATCCACTCTAGAAATCTTTAGAGTTGATCGCCCAACCAATAGCGCACGCGCAAAAACAAGCTTGAATTGGGCCAAGTTGTAAGTCGGCAGAAGCTTCACCTTTACCAAcccacctacctaccttgcCTCTACCTACGTTACTAGGTAGTTGGTATGTATATTTACTGAACTATACGTCGTCCTCGGCAAGGTAGGTAATacaaatataaaaatagcaaATACGTAAATTATACTGTATTAGGCTTCTTCCTTCACGCTCTCCCTTGTTCACCAGGAACTGGCCATCTTTGAACGCTAATCATACTTCGATATACAATATAGATATGTACGTGTAAGAATTGTTGCTTAATTAACCGAATCTAACTTTGATTTCCTTATGCATTAGTCGCTCATCAGGGTATAACTACGATCGAAAACTAATCACTACTATATACAAGCCAAAGGGTACTAAATTTTCCCGCGGTAGCATGTAAAAAAACGCATAACCCAGCAAAATCTTGACCAATAAATCCCATTGGCAAAGCTGGACGTAATTCCTCCTCTCGCAGGCCTAACAATAACCGCGTGCAGGCCGCCATTCATGCAAAGTACCCAATCATTTGTCGCTCTATCGCATCCCCCATTGAATCGCATTGGATACTTCCAAACCACACACAAACTCAAAATACCATCCTCATTTTGAAACTTCAAGCAAAAATTCATGTTCATAACGTGTGTACGTCGTTCGACCGTGAGCTGGGTCGTCGAGTGTAAGGAGGGATATCGAAACCGAAAAGAAGTACGCCGCCAAACGCCGGTCCAAGAGCAAAACCCGCAACAATGTTGATATCAGTGCTGCATTAAGGGTAGGTGTTGGTGACAGGCATCGGCCAGTCGTCCTCGGTGATGCTGGACCAAAAGACCCAGACCATGATAACTGAAAGCAGAGTGAAGAGGGTTTGGAAAAGAGAACCGTCGATCTTTCCGCTTGTTCCGTCGCATATGTACTTGCTGACGGCGTAGTTGAAAACCTGTCCGATAGCAAAAAGGAGCGCCGCGGCGGCCAGGTAAATCATAGGGCGCGTCTCGCCGAGAATTCGGACAACAAGGATGGCCTCGAGGACAAAATAGGCGACGAGGAAGATCAAGGGAACAAGCTGATAAAGGACGTAAAGGGCGACGTTTCGGTTCCTAGGGCCATCATAGCTCGAGTCCCAGTAGCCAGTCCACGAGAAGCCAGTGTCGAGGGCGATATAACCAGTTCCAATAAGTAGAACAGCAGCCGAAATGACAATGAGGGCGATCGAGAGAGGGGTACCGTCGTCGATGATCTGGTAGCCTACTACAGCATTGAGCATTAGAATCCAACATGTGGCAATGATCATGCCGATGTGGATGGCGGAGAAAGCCTAATAATGTCAGTACATGGTTTGACAGACTTTGGCCAAGCTGGAAACTTACAACTCTAACAGTGCTGTTGAGAGGAAACTCTCCGACAGAAAAGATCTCGCAtatgctgatgatgatgtagcCAATGAGGAATAACTGCATCTCCCTTCGACCAACAGCTGCTCGCTTCTTCTCTGATCGCAGCAGGAGAAAGCCGGCGGTGGCAATGGCAATGCCAGCAAGGAGGATAGAACCCAAGTTTCCGAGATGCCGTCCCCCGCTCAGAGAGATACCTGTGAGTTCACATCCTCCCCATTCACCATTCTGGTCGTGTTTCGGAGACAGAAGCTATTG
This Fusarium poae strain DAOMC 252244 chromosome 3, whole genome shotgun sequence DNA region includes the following protein-coding sequences:
- a CDS encoding hypothetical protein (BUSCO:27925at5125), whose product is MSPSAITNSPPQQAAQPTTIPIASSLDQADNTFAVQPPPNFTGYDHITWWVGNAKQAASYYTNLFGFKPIAYKGLETGSRYFASYVIENNGVRFVFTSPLRSEAHLPDDEPISKSDRKLLKEMYAHLERHGDAVKDVAFEVENVEGVYNKAVQEGAIAVQDPKVSKDKEHGAVSTAVICTYGDTTHTLISRQNYTGPFLPGYRAWKKHTATVTLPEVPLVRIDHCVGNQSWNEMDSACAFYEQCLSFHRFWSVDDSQICTEFSALSSVVMASPNNVVKMPINEPAMGKKKSQIEEYVIFNSGPGVQHIALLTHDIIGAVTALRARGVDFIDVPSTYYTNMRHRLKTERRNWELKEEFETLERLNILIDYDEGGYLLQLFTKPLMDRPTVFIEIIQREEFDGFGAGNFKSLFEAIEREQAERGNL
- a CDS encoding hypothetical protein (BUSCO:26826at5125) produces the protein MADSDGEYVGDMSDDDLMDHRVTNDDPQAPKGKSSKSRKGDAARAWEVSKRTWETGLPEEDQDGVLSLNVLEAEKRKRLLRDTTPLQRGIIRHMVLVLDMSFAMTEKDLLPTRYRLTLSYAVAFVREFFEQNPISQLGIIGMRDGVAIRVSDVGGNPAEHLDKLKGLESQDPQGNPSLQNALEMCRGALFHAPSHGTREVLIIYGALLSSDPGDIHETIGNLITDRIRVSIVGLSAHLAICADLCSRTNAGDESQYNIAMDEVHFRELFLAATTPPVTRTAEQSTASLLMMGFPSRTLVPNGTTSYCACHNQSCREGYLCTRCGARVCRIPAECPSCDLTLILSTHLARSYHHLFPLRNWIEVPWAKATTSAACFSCLAPFPEPPKNKGHNKTKEDSGVPKTAKGVSESGRYACEVCEQHFCIDCDVFAHEVVHNCPGCQSLVSKTDGAAAPRETNGTTAHTNGDVTMT
- a CDS encoding hypothetical protein (TransMembrane:7 (o53-71i87-108o114-136i148-169o191-215i227-246o261-279i)~BUSCO:42916at5125), with product MGSTEFGNFHDFCRDSTLPVCNLLSPKHDQNGEWGGCELTGISLSGGRHLGNLGSILLAGIAIATAGFLLLRSEKKRAAVGRREMQLFLIGYIIISICEIFSVGEFPLNSTVRVAFSAIHIGMIIATCWILMLNAVVGYQIIDDGTPLSIALIVISAAVLLIGTGYIALDTGFSWTGYWDSSYDGPRNRNVALYVLYQLVPLIFLVAYFVLEAILVVRILGETRPMIYLAAAALLFAIGQVFNYAVSKYICDGTSGKIDGSLFQTLFTLLSVIMVWVFWSSITEDDWPMPVTNTYP